One window from the genome of Lynx canadensis isolate LIC74 chromosome E3, mLynCan4.pri.v2, whole genome shotgun sequence encodes:
- the CE3H16orf92 gene encoding uncharacterized protein C16orf92 homolog yields the protein MRLWLWAWVWVWLLGLGAIETAPSPQRANTLTRGAESVLFLDRPDFFDYPDSDQARLLAVARFIGEKPVIFVNSGYNSEFFYHILVGALVVAFLFLLFQFCTHM from the exons ATGAGGCTGTGGCTATGGGCTTGGGTGTGGGTgtggctgctggggctgggggccatAGAAACAG CACCCAGCCCACAGAGGGCCAACACCTTGACCCGGGGAGCAGAGTCTGTGCTCTTCCTGGACAGACCTGACTTCTTTGATTACCCGGACTCAGACCAAGCCAGGCTCCTGGCCGTGGCCCGGTTTATTGGAGAGAAACCCGTCATCTTTGTTAACTCAG GATACAACTCTGAGTTCTTCTATCACATCCTAGTGGGTGCTCTGGTAGtggccttcctcttcctccttttccagtTCTGCACACACATgtaa